The proteins below come from a single Clupea harengus chromosome 21, Ch_v2.0.2, whole genome shotgun sequence genomic window:
- the LOC105911799 gene encoding regucalcin — protein MSSIKVECVVKEKCEIGESPVWEEKDGTLIYVDITGQRVSRWNPATNKIQSLRTEKYVGSVVPRKSGGYVIAEGTRFASVDWERQNITTIVNMEGEKSNNRFNDGKVDPAGRFFAGTMAIEVRPGELERKQGSLYTLYPNHTVVKHFDQVDISNGLEWSLDHRTFYYIDSLAYTVDAFDYDLSTGSISNRRVVYKMEKEEAIPDGMCIDTEGKLWVACYNGGRVLRIDPQTGTRLQTVKFPAEKITSCCFGGKDYSDLYVTSSWKGLDDAAMAKQPQAGCIFKVTGLGVKGIPPYSFAG, from the exons ATGTCATCAATCAAAGTAGAGTGTGTTGTGAAAGAGAAATGCGAAATTGGCGAGAGTCCGGTTTGGGAGGAGAAGGATGGCACCCTTATATATGTTGACATAACTGGCCAAAGAGTGAGCAGGTGGAACCCTGCGACCAATAAGATTCAGAGTTTGCGCACCG AGAAGTATGTGGGCTCTGTCGTGCCCCGGAAGTCCGGGGGTTATGTGATTGCAGAGGGTACCCGGTTTGCGTCGGTGGACTGGGAGAGGCAGAATATCACTACTATTGTCAATATGGAGGGCGAGAAAAGCAACAATCGCTTCAATGATGGGAAAGTTGATCCCGCTGGCAGATTTTTTGCAG GCACCATGGCGATAGAGGTTCGTcctggagagctggagagaaagcAGGGGTCTCTGTATACCCTGTACCCCAACCACACTGTGGTCAAACATTTTGACCAGGTCGACATCTCCAATGGTCTTGAGTGGTCCTTGGACCACCGCACCTTCTATTACATTGACAGCTTGGCCTACACGGTGGACGCCTTTGACTATGACCTGAGCACGGGCAGCATCA gtaaccGGAGAGTGGTGTACAAGATGGAGAAGGAAGAGGCCATCCCTGATGGAATGTGCATTGACACTGAGGGCAAGCTGTGGGTGGCCTGCTACAATGGAGGGAGAGTGCTACGCATTGATCCACAAActg GCACTCGCCTCCAGACAGTGAAGTTCCCAGCAGAGAAGATCACCTCCTGCTGTTTCGGTGGAAAGGACTACTCTGATCTCTACGTCACGTCTTCCTGGAAAGGCCTGGACGACGCAGCAATGGCCAAGCAGCCTCAGGCTGGCTGCATTTTTAAG gTGACTGGTTTGGGAGTGAAGGGAATTCCCCCATATTCGTTCGCTGGATGA
- the LOC105910494 gene encoding PI-PLC X domain-containing protein 1-like, producing the protein MVEPSNWMSQLPSPLHTAPLWDIAIPGSHDSMTYCLDSSSMLEPNTQPTWLKELEHILPGPINPFIMNWATTQELTIIEQLEAGVRYFDLRIACKPDDHNHTLYFAHGLYTTVTVEETFKDVAQWLTHHPKEVIILACSTFDGLDNGDHQKFIAQLNQLFSKKLCPYTVIPSLQLCWDQKYQVILSYDNDAASGHQELWPKMDYWWANKTSASQVIEYLDNRLQSSGRDCSLFFVAGLNLTEDAAYVLEHLFSSMKEMTLKAYPDLLGWVKNQRCGQGKTCINIIASDFVGVNDFVQLVYQLNWNKLVGQGSKR; encoded by the exons ATGGTTGAACCGTCTAACTGGATGTCTCAACTCCCCTCGCCTCTCCACACAGCACCCCTCTGGGATATTGCCATACCTG GAAGCCATGACAGTATGACATACTGTTTGGACAGCTCCTCCATGTTAGAGCCAAATACCCAACCCACCTGGCTGAAGGAACTAGAGCATATTTTGCCAGGTCCCATCAACCCCTTTATCATGAACTGGGCCACTACACAG GAACTAACTATTATTGAGCAGTTGGAAGCAGGTGTTCGGTACTTTGATTTGAGGATCGCTTGTAAGCCAGATGATCATAATCACACCTTGTACTTTGCCCATGGGCTTTACACAACAGTTACTGTGGAG GAGACCTTCAAAGATGTTGCCCAGTGGTTAACACATCACCCAAAAGAGGTCATCATTCTAGCCTGCTCAACATTTGATGGCTTGGACAATGGCGACCATCAGAAGTTCATTGCCCAACTGAACCAGCTCTTTTCAAAGAAACTCTGCCCTTATACG GTGATCCcctctcttcagctgtgctgggaTCAGAAATATCAAGTGATCCTTTCCTATGACAATGACGCAGCCTCCGGCCACCAGGAGCTGTGGCCAAAAATGGACTATTGGTGGGCTAACAAGACATCTGCAAGTCAGGTTATAGAATACTTGGATAATCGCTTGCAGAGCAGCGGACGAGATT GCAGCCTCTTCTTTGTGGCTGGTCTGAACCTCACTGAGGATGCAGCGTACGTGTTGGAACATCTGTTCTCATCCATGAAAGAAATGACTCTTAAAGCTTATCCCGATTTACTGGGGTGGGTCAAAAATCAACGCTGTGGTCAGGGCAAAACCTGCATCAACATTATCGCTTCTGATTTTGTGGGTGTAAATGATTTTGTCCAGCTGGTATATCAGCTCAACTGGAACAAATTGGTAGGACAAGGGTCCAAACGCTAG